The following are from one region of the Methanomassiliicoccales archaeon LGM-DZ1 genome:
- a CDS encoding lactate utilization protein, producing the protein MAAKADVKAVKKKLWEAQARVLVENLRERQFGAVYADTAEEAVEKALAMMPPKSSVSWGGSMTIDEIGLLDRVRSGPYKIIDRAEASTPEEKEELVRRAFSVDYYLTSFNGISMDGTVFNIDGTGNRVAAITYGPRNVIAVVGMNKVCRDREGALIRAQDTAAAANAARFGLEDTLYTDRDVTDDTLVTDSICNFTEQMSFCPKKGRIQVILVGEELGF; encoded by the coding sequence ATGGCAGCGAAGGCCGATGTCAAGGCAGTGAAGAAGAAGCTCTGGGAGGCCCAGGCCCGCGTCCTGGTGGAGAACCTGAGGGAGAGGCAGTTCGGAGCGGTCTATGCGGATACCGCTGAGGAAGCGGTCGAGAAGGCGCTGGCCATGATGCCCCCCAAATCATCCGTATCGTGGGGAGGGTCGATGACCATCGATGAGATCGGGCTCCTGGACAGGGTCAGGTCCGGGCCCTACAAGATCATCGATAGGGCGGAGGCGTCCACTCCCGAGGAGAAGGAGGAGCTCGTCCGCAGGGCGTTCTCCGTGGACTACTACCTCACAAGCTTCAACGGCATATCGATGGACGGGACCGTCTTCAACATCGACGGCACCGGCAACAGGGTCGCGGCCATAACCTACGGCCCGAGGAACGTCATCGCCGTTGTCGGGATGAACAAGGTATGCAGGGACAGGGAAGGCGCCCTCATACGCGCCCAGGACACGGCCGCGGCGGCCAATGCCGCCAGGTTCGGCCTCGAGGACACCCTCTACACCGACAGGGACGTCACCGACGACACCCTGGTGACCGACTCGATCTGCAATTTCACCGAGCAGATGAGCTTCTGCCCCAAGAAAGGCAGAATCCAGGTCATCCTGGTCGGAGAGGAACTCGGTTTTTGA
- the cca gene encoding CCA tRNA nucleotidyltransferase, with protein sequence MSVEQDVLRKIRPTEEDRARIKKAADDLHDAVQAYIDKEGIDAEIRFAGSYSKDTYLADPDIDLFVMFPPSLPREDLVRIGLKMGEDVLHGERMFAEHPYTTGKYEGVDVDLVPCYHLDGLDRIQSAVDRTPFHTQFILDNMSLGQRDEVRLLKKFMKGIGAYGAEPNTRGFSGYLCELLIIKYGSFDGVLQAAASDWKEGTSIEIKERGPPMIGPLIVYDPVDKKRNVASAVHLDTLALFITAAKDYLAKPSERFFFPVERKPLSADMLDEIASVHGSRILTVTFRRPDVIEENLWSQLWKTQYALAKKLDDFDFNVLRAVHGLENDTMTIAFELDRDVLSKTYKHIGPPVWVKAADGFLQKWKNSEYGAPFIEDGSWCVIAERMYFSAVEMLQEEASLAGIGREMDPETMKIRGHAESIEEGDRALLTELMDPMLPWKAE encoded by the coding sequence ATGAGCGTCGAGCAGGACGTGCTTAGGAAGATAAGGCCGACCGAGGAGGACCGTGCCCGCATCAAGAAGGCGGCGGACGACCTTCATGACGCCGTGCAGGCGTACATCGATAAAGAGGGCATCGATGCGGAGATCAGGTTCGCCGGCTCGTACTCCAAGGACACCTATCTCGCGGACCCCGATATCGACCTGTTCGTCATGTTCCCGCCGTCGCTGCCCAGGGAGGACCTCGTCCGCATAGGCCTCAAGATGGGCGAGGACGTGCTTCACGGCGAAAGGATGTTCGCCGAGCACCCCTACACCACCGGGAAGTACGAGGGGGTGGACGTGGACCTCGTCCCCTGCTACCACCTTGACGGGCTGGACCGCATACAGTCGGCCGTCGACCGCACCCCGTTCCATACCCAGTTCATCCTCGACAACATGAGCCTGGGCCAGAGGGACGAGGTCAGGCTCCTCAAGAAGTTCATGAAGGGAATCGGGGCCTACGGGGCCGAGCCCAACACCCGCGGGTTCTCCGGCTACCTGTGCGAGCTGCTGATCATCAAATACGGGTCCTTCGACGGCGTGCTGCAGGCCGCGGCCTCCGATTGGAAGGAAGGGACCTCCATCGAGATCAAAGAGCGCGGACCCCCTATGATCGGTCCCCTGATCGTCTACGACCCCGTGGACAAGAAGCGCAACGTCGCCTCCGCCGTCCATCTCGACACCCTCGCCCTGTTCATCACGGCGGCCAAGGACTACCTGGCGAAGCCGTCCGAGAGGTTCTTCTTCCCTGTCGAGAGGAAGCCCCTGAGCGCCGATATGCTCGACGAGATCGCTTCCGTGCACGGTTCCAGGATACTCACCGTCACGTTCCGCAGGCCCGATGTCATCGAGGAGAACCTCTGGTCCCAGCTCTGGAAGACCCAGTACGCCCTGGCCAAGAAGCTCGATGATTTCGACTTCAACGTCCTGAGGGCCGTCCACGGCCTGGAGAACGACACGATGACGATCGCGTTCGAGCTCGACCGCGACGTGCTCTCGAAGACCTACAAGCACATCGGCCCGCCGGTCTGGGTCAAGGCCGCCGACGGTTTCCTCCAGAAATGGAAGAACAGCGAGTACGGAGCGCCGTTCATCGAGGACGGGTCGTGGTGCGTGATCGCGGAGAGGATGTACTTCTCGGCGGTCGAGATGCTTCAGGAGGAGGCGTCCCTCGCAGGCATCGGCAGGGAGATGGACCCGGAGACCATGAAGATCAGGGGCCATGCGGAGTCCATCGAGGAAGGCGACAGGGCCCTCCTGACCGAGCTCATGGACCCCATGCTCCCCTGGAAGGCCGAGTGA
- a CDS encoding phospholipase D-like domain-containing protein — protein sequence MAYALAGHTWDFIYTVFAAIDILVIGALLAARRSTFRRQAVWFIIMLINPVVMFGAYIMVGKPVFRRRFRVYRNEGIDLIDRAIMDRTSMAEPLSAARALARSGALGFSADSSAAYIPGGTQYFGSLFGDLRRAQSLIAIECYVIRRDRTGKEFLDILEERARAGVKVYISFDDYGYDGGDMLFVSRLKKSGCRISFFHNMNRMMFSPKKNCRDHRKTVVIDGRIAYQGGYNIGNEYLGDGPLGEWRDTAVRIVGPQAGKMLGLFADLWMYSEKEDLRGLPDFAAAAPAENPVAMQIIPGDPVIPEENPVGIEFLTLIGCARSSIYIETPYFVPPREILRELMLRARSGVDVRIIIPEIGDHPCVYWANRHYADMAIKAGCRVYEYRGGFLHSKTIVADRFYCSVGTANFDERSVKINLECNVLMYSSEMGMRMADEFMRDLSKSTEYTHEMYMSRTRGQKIRTFLSLLNYDQL from the coding sequence ATGGCATACGCTCTGGCAGGCCACACCTGGGATTTCATCTACACGGTGTTCGCTGCCATCGACATCCTGGTCATCGGGGCCCTGCTGGCCGCCCGCCGCTCGACCTTCAGGAGGCAGGCCGTCTGGTTCATCATAATGCTGATCAACCCGGTCGTGATGTTCGGAGCGTACATAATGGTCGGGAAACCCGTTTTCAGGCGCCGTTTCAGAGTGTACCGCAACGAGGGGATCGACCTCATCGACAGGGCCATCATGGACAGGACCTCGATGGCCGAGCCCCTGTCGGCCGCCCGCGCCCTCGCCCGCTCCGGGGCCCTGGGGTTCTCCGCGGACAGCTCCGCCGCCTATATCCCCGGCGGGACCCAGTACTTCGGTTCACTCTTCGGAGACCTCAGGCGGGCGCAGAGCCTCATCGCCATCGAGTGCTATGTCATCCGCAGGGACCGCACCGGAAAGGAGTTCCTGGATATCCTGGAGGAACGCGCCCGCGCCGGTGTGAAGGTCTACATCTCCTTCGACGACTACGGCTACGACGGAGGGGACATGCTGTTCGTGAGCCGCCTGAAGAAATCGGGATGCAGGATATCGTTCTTCCATAACATGAACCGCATGATGTTCAGCCCCAAGAAGAACTGCCGCGACCATCGGAAGACCGTGGTCATCGACGGACGCATAGCCTACCAGGGCGGGTACAACATCGGAAACGAGTACCTGGGGGACGGCCCCCTCGGAGAATGGAGGGACACTGCCGTCAGGATCGTCGGACCGCAGGCCGGGAAGATGCTGGGGCTCTTCGCCGACCTGTGGATGTACTCGGAGAAGGAGGATCTGAGGGGCCTGCCGGATTTCGCGGCCGCCGCCCCTGCGGAGAACCCTGTCGCGATGCAGATCATCCCCGGGGACCCGGTGATACCCGAAGAGAACCCGGTGGGCATCGAGTTCCTGACCCTCATCGGATGTGCCAGGAGCAGCATTTACATCGAGACCCCGTACTTCGTCCCTCCGAGGGAGATCCTCAGGGAACTGATGCTCAGGGCGAGGTCCGGTGTCGATGTGCGCATCATCATCCCGGAGATCGGCGATCACCCGTGCGTCTACTGGGCCAACAGGCATTATGCGGACATGGCCATCAAGGCCGGATGCAGGGTGTACGAATACCGCGGAGGGTTCCTCCACTCCAAGACGATCGTCGCCGACAGATTCTACTGCTCGGTGGGCACCGCGAACTTCGACGAGAGGAGCGTCAAGATCAACCTCGAATGCAACGTCCTCATGTACTCGTCCGAGATGGGCATGAGGATGGCCGACGAATTCATGAGGGACCTGTCCAAGAGCACCGAGTACACCCATGAGATGTACATGTCGAGGACCCGCGGCCAGAAGATCAGGACCTTCCTCTCGCTGCTCAACTACGATCAGCTCTGA
- the radA gene encoding DNA repair and recombination protein RadA, with protein sequence MAEKTLEDIPGVGPAIADKLRESGYNDVMTVAVAAPKDLAEACEIGDKKAMDIIEGAKLVADIGGFETGDVIQQRRSAVTKLTTGSKAFDDLLGGGLESQAITEFYGEFGSCKTQVCFQLAVNATLPEDRGGLDSDVIIIDSENTFRPERIVQMCNFLGVDPEETLKRIHVARAFNSQHQVLLVDKAMELAKEVKVRLLIVDSLTSHFRSEYLGRGALAERQQILNRHMHDLLNFATVNNAVIAVTNQVASKPDAFFGDPTRPIGGNVVGHTATFRVYLRKGKAGKRIARLVDSPNMPEGEAVFMVTENGITD encoded by the coding sequence ATGGCTGAGAAGACCCTTGAGGACATTCCCGGAGTAGGCCCCGCGATCGCAGACAAGCTTCGCGAGTCTGGATACAATGACGTCATGACCGTGGCGGTCGCGGCGCCCAAGGACCTCGCAGAAGCATGCGAGATCGGCGACAAGAAGGCGATGGACATCATCGAGGGCGCGAAGCTGGTCGCGGACATCGGCGGCTTCGAGACCGGTGACGTCATCCAGCAGAGAAGGTCTGCGGTGACCAAGCTGACCACCGGGTCGAAGGCGTTCGACGACCTGCTCGGAGGAGGCCTCGAGAGCCAGGCCATCACCGAGTTCTACGGAGAGTTCGGAAGCTGCAAGACGCAGGTGTGCTTCCAGCTTGCCGTCAACGCCACGCTGCCTGAGGACAGGGGAGGACTGGACAGCGATGTAATCATCATCGACTCCGAGAACACTTTCAGGCCCGAGAGGATCGTCCAGATGTGCAATTTCCTGGGAGTGGACCCTGAGGAGACCCTGAAGAGGATCCATGTCGCCCGCGCGTTCAACTCCCAGCACCAGGTGCTGCTCGTCGACAAGGCAATGGAGCTCGCCAAGGAGGTCAAGGTAAGGCTGCTGATCGTCGACTCCCTCACCTCGCACTTCAGGTCCGAGTACCTCGGAAGAGGGGCCCTCGCGGAGAGGCAGCAGATCCTCAACCGCCACATGCACGACCTGCTGAACTTCGCCACCGTGAACAACGCCGTCATCGCCGTGACCAACCAGGTCGCGTCCAAGCCCGATGCGTTCTTCGGCGACCCAACCAGGCCCATCGGCGGCAATGTCGTCGGCCATACCGCGACATTCCGTGTCTACCTGAGGAAGGGAAAGGCCGGCAAGAGGATAGCCAGGCTCGTCGACTCGCCCAACATGCCTGAGGGCGAGGCCGTCTTCATGGTCACCGAAAACGGTATTACCGACTGA
- a CDS encoding geranylgeranylglyceryl/heptaprenylglyceryl phosphate synthase encodes MTGLKDYLFRKMAEGTIHMTLLDPDPVKMTPAHAAEIAKNLKEAGTDAFMLGGSTGVTSENLGATAKAVREATGLPTIYFPSDPKAISPEVDGMFFMSILNSSDPMFISHGHAMVAPYVAKMHIESIPMAYIIIEPGMKVAEVTKAECVPRGDIGKAVGYALAAQYLGHQLIYLEAGSGADRPVPPEMIRAVKEAVSVPLIIGGGIRTPEAAAAAREAGADAIVTGTFVEQCNDEGLLTSVVHAAKGI; translated from the coding sequence ATGACCGGTCTCAAAGATTACCTATTCCGCAAGATGGCCGAGGGGACCATCCATATGACCCTTCTCGACCCCGATCCTGTTAAGATGACCCCTGCACACGCCGCGGAGATCGCCAAGAACCTGAAAGAGGCCGGGACGGACGCGTTCATGCTGGGCGGGTCCACCGGGGTCACCAGCGAGAACCTCGGAGCAACTGCAAAGGCCGTCAGGGAGGCGACCGGGCTCCCCACCATCTACTTCCCGTCCGACCCCAAAGCTATCTCGCCGGAGGTCGACGGGATGTTCTTCATGAGCATCCTCAACAGCAGCGACCCGATGTTCATATCCCACGGGCATGCCATGGTGGCACCCTATGTGGCGAAGATGCACATCGAGTCCATACCCATGGCATATATCATCATCGAACCTGGCATGAAAGTGGCCGAGGTCACCAAGGCCGAATGCGTCCCCCGCGGAGACATCGGGAAAGCTGTCGGCTATGCCCTGGCCGCCCAGTACCTGGGGCACCAGCTCATCTACCTCGAGGCAGGGAGCGGGGCCGACAGGCCGGTGCCGCCCGAGATGATCAGGGCGGTCAAAGAGGCCGTCAGCGTCCCTCTTATCATAGGCGGAGGGATCAGGACCCCGGAGGCCGCGGCTGCGGCCAGGGAAGCAGGCGCAGACGCCATCGTGACGGGAACTTTCGTCGAGCAGTGCAACGACGAGGGCCTCCTCACATCCGTGGTGCATGCTGCGAAGGGCATCTGA
- a CDS encoding DUF296 domain-containing protein, with the protein MKLGRTFVLRLEDGELVKQTVEAFAKEHGIECAYFQMEGAVKAGS; encoded by the coding sequence ATGAAATTGGGACGCACCTTCGTGCTGAGGCTGGAGGACGGCGAGCTGGTCAAGCAGACCGTCGAGGCCTTCGCGAAGGAGCACGGCATCGAGTGCGCATATTTCCAGATGGAAGGCGCAGTCAAGGCCGGTTCCTAG
- a CDS encoding amidohydrolase family protein, translating into MLTVFRDAWIVTQNAAREVVRGDVAVEGEKIVQAGGKYNGTGDEEIDCSGDIIIPGLVNTHTHIAMSVMKGVVDDLSFDDFLAKVFKIDADRTDADLALGTKIGAAEMMLSGTTTYMDLYYSEDVIAKASQEAGIRGVLCWCCLDEDKTTQNGNPVKNCDRFIQRFSGERKVIPGVGLQGVYVCNEETCVQAKELSDRTGAPMNFHLSETRGEVNAHKRQTGKRPAEWLSSIGVLGPRGVAAHSAWLTMNEVRLMGEAGMSISSCPCSNMKLATGGVAPIPEFDKYGVNVSLGTDGNTTNNALDMIGEMKTLGLLQKASRWDPTVTPAQELLDIVTVNGAKAVGMSDRIGSIEPGKYADLVVLDGKAPNLRPLVPENIIANLAYSLSQANVKTVMCQGDIVVRDRVVTTMDVPALVGESEEAWRRLCLR; encoded by the coding sequence ATGCTCACAGTCTTCAGGGATGCCTGGATCGTCACTCAGAACGCGGCCAGGGAGGTCGTCCGCGGCGATGTCGCAGTGGAGGGCGAGAAGATCGTCCAGGCCGGCGGGAAGTACAACGGGACGGGCGATGAGGAGATCGACTGCTCGGGCGATATCATCATCCCGGGCCTGGTGAACACCCATACGCACATCGCCATGTCCGTCATGAAAGGCGTCGTAGACGACCTGTCGTTCGACGATTTCCTGGCCAAGGTGTTCAAGATCGATGCCGACAGGACCGATGCCGACCTGGCCCTCGGAACCAAGATCGGCGCCGCCGAGATGATGCTGTCCGGGACGACGACGTACATGGACCTCTACTATTCCGAGGACGTCATAGCCAAAGCATCGCAGGAGGCCGGCATCCGCGGAGTGCTGTGCTGGTGCTGCCTCGATGAGGACAAGACGACCCAGAACGGCAACCCGGTGAAGAACTGCGACCGCTTCATCCAGCGGTTCTCCGGCGAGCGCAAGGTGATCCCGGGGGTCGGCCTCCAGGGAGTGTATGTATGCAACGAGGAGACCTGTGTGCAGGCGAAGGAGCTCTCCGACAGGACCGGGGCTCCCATGAACTTCCATCTCTCCGAGACCCGCGGCGAGGTCAACGCCCACAAGAGGCAGACCGGGAAGAGGCCTGCGGAATGGCTCTCCAGCATCGGCGTCCTCGGTCCCAGGGGCGTCGCGGCCCACAGCGCCTGGCTCACTATGAACGAGGTCCGCCTCATGGGGGAGGCAGGCATGTCCATATCGTCCTGCCCCTGCTCCAACATGAAGCTCGCCACCGGAGGCGTCGCCCCGATACCCGAGTTCGACAAGTACGGGGTCAATGTATCGCTCGGCACCGACGGGAACACCACCAACAACGCGCTCGACATGATCGGGGAGATGAAGACCCTGGGCCTCCTGCAGAAGGCCAGCAGGTGGGACCCGACCGTGACCCCTGCCCAGGAGCTGCTCGACATCGTCACAGTCAACGGCGCCAAGGCCGTCGGCATGTCCGACAGGATAGGGAGCATAGAGCCGGGGAAGTACGCGGACCTGGTGGTGCTGGACGGCAAGGCGCCCAACCTCAGGCCGCTGGTGCCTGAGAACATCATCGCGAACCTTGCCTACTCCCTCAGCCAGGCCAATGTGAAGACCGTCATGTGCCAGGGCGACATCGTGGTGCGCGACAGGGTGGTCACCACCATGGACGTTCCTGCCCTGGTCGGGGAGTCTGAGGAAGCATGGAGAAGGCTCTGCCTGCGCTGA
- a CDS encoding geranylgeranylglycerol-phosphate geranylgeranyltransferase codes for MNKYLRLFRFGNGLMGALGTLIACFIAMGSDIADNAFDVAVACILVIIFVAGGNSLNDSIDWEIDKTAHPDRPIPKGEITPRTAHICGIGGLALSVAISFALNLGTVITVAVCAVLMYSYETLLKQRGFVGNLCIAVLTGLIFIFGGAVADDYSNVWILAILAFIVSVGREIAKDIEDEDSDAGSRRTLPMIIGNRKAAAVAAAFFIIGPVLSFVPFACDTFGIGYLFVIVPDAIFIYCAYSVFRDAHKTEKLAKIAMFAALIAFIVGVL; via the coding sequence GTGAACAAGTATCTCCGCCTGTTCAGGTTCGGGAACGGCCTGATGGGTGCGCTCGGCACCCTGATCGCGTGCTTCATCGCGATGGGCTCCGATATCGCGGACAATGCGTTCGATGTGGCAGTCGCCTGCATACTGGTGATAATCTTCGTCGCCGGCGGGAACTCCCTGAACGACAGCATCGACTGGGAGATAGACAAAACCGCCCATCCCGACCGCCCCATACCCAAGGGCGAGATAACCCCGCGGACTGCGCACATCTGCGGGATCGGAGGGCTGGCCCTCTCTGTGGCCATATCATTCGCCCTGAACCTCGGGACCGTTATCACCGTGGCGGTATGCGCGGTCCTGATGTACTCATACGAGACTCTTCTCAAGCAGAGAGGGTTCGTGGGCAACCTCTGCATCGCGGTCCTCACCGGCCTGATCTTCATCTTCGGAGGCGCCGTCGCAGACGACTATTCCAACGTCTGGATCCTTGCGATCCTCGCGTTCATCGTCTCCGTCGGCAGGGAGATCGCCAAGGACATCGAGGATGAGGATTCGGACGCCGGAAGCAGGAGGACCCTGCCGATGATTATCGGGAACAGGAAAGCGGCCGCCGTGGCCGCGGCGTTCTTCATCATCGGCCCTGTTCTCAGCTTCGTCCCCTTCGCCTGCGACACGTTCGGCATCGGGTACCTTTTCGTCATCGTCCCCGATGCAATATTTATCTACTGCGCGTACAGTGTGTTCAGAGACGCACACAAGACTGAGAAGCTGGCGAAAATCGCCATGTTCGCCGCGCTTATCGCCTTCATAGTGGGAGTGCTGTGA
- a CDS encoding methyltransferase domain-containing protein gives MKRRFLFELLGELGDMPRDEVLQTIRTETDGDCLTVSAGPGYVVSEFPEERFSDICSRLALAHSAGRYLCSVDPGDFGPLGNADMPEGTFAVRHIRFKGFMPDVDSQKMVREAGAVLSRKNDVNLKHPDITVGMLMTDRLHLFIRDRVFDADLLRERKVSERPFFSPISLHPKYARALINLTGVRRGGTVLDPFCGTGGIVIEAAEMGMKAIASDFDPEMVAGTRENLEYYHLPLHDFETIDIGDIPERFSDIDAIACDPPYGRSTKTGGENVDHIYARALEAFPKVLSQEGRAGVVLPHVYDNPYMRLQKVYEQYVHGSLSRFYHIYVRQL, from the coding sequence GTGAAAAGGAGATTCCTCTTCGAGCTCCTCGGAGAGCTGGGCGACATGCCCCGCGACGAGGTGCTTCAGACCATCCGCACCGAGACTGACGGAGACTGCCTGACGGTCTCCGCCGGCCCCGGCTATGTTGTTTCGGAGTTCCCGGAGGAGAGATTCTCCGACATATGCTCCAGGCTCGCACTGGCTCATTCGGCCGGAAGATACCTGTGCTCGGTCGATCCGGGCGATTTCGGCCCCCTTGGGAACGCAGATATGCCCGAGGGGACGTTCGCCGTCCGCCACATACGCTTCAAGGGCTTCATGCCGGACGTCGATTCGCAGAAGATGGTCCGCGAGGCCGGCGCAGTGCTGTCCAGGAAGAACGATGTGAACCTGAAGCACCCCGACATCACCGTCGGGATGCTGATGACCGACCGGCTCCACCTGTTCATACGCGACAGGGTCTTCGACGCCGACCTGCTGAGAGAGCGCAAGGTCAGCGAGAGGCCCTTCTTCTCGCCGATATCCCTGCATCCGAAATATGCCAGGGCATTGATCAATCTGACCGGGGTCAGAAGGGGGGGAACTGTCCTCGACCCGTTCTGCGGAACAGGCGGCATCGTCATCGAGGCCGCTGAAATGGGCATGAAGGCCATCGCCTCCGACTTCGACCCGGAGATGGTGGCCGGCACCAGGGAGAACCTCGAATACTATCATCTCCCGCTCCATGACTTCGAGACCATCGATATCGGCGACATACCGGAAAGGTTCAGCGACATCGATGCGATCGCCTGCGATCCCCCGTACGGGAGGTCCACGAAGACCGGCGGGGAGAACGTGGACCACATTTACGCGAGGGCCCTCGAGGCCTTCCCGAAGGTGCTGTCCCAGGAAGGCAGGGCGGGCGTGGTCCTGCCCCACGTGTACGATAACCCGTACATGAGGCTGCAGAAAGTTTACGAGCAGTATGTCCACGGTTCGCTGTCCAGGTTCTACCACATCTACGTGCGCCAGTTATAA
- a CDS encoding MBL fold metallo-hydrolase: protein MFRITFLGTGGGRHTTMYQTRCTGGMLIEHGDPAKRLHVDPGPGALTQMARIHYDLGTTDSVIISHAHPDHYSDGPSVIEGMTHGGWVKRGHIYGSPSVISGAAGLGPTLSKYHLGLAEGYSSFVPGDTLDVDGMKVDICRARHSDPTNVGFRFHTENGIVSYLSDTEYDEEIGRQYMGSRVLILPVTTPHDNKIPWHMCTDTAAEICALVRPELAVFIHLGIVMIEEDPEKEAAICQERSGVRTVAGRDLMTLDVGENISLGERRAYDGREPFIPSWAPTRQRLV, encoded by the coding sequence ATGTTCCGCATCACTTTCCTGGGGACCGGAGGCGGCAGGCACACGACGATGTACCAGACGCGCTGCACAGGCGGCATGCTCATAGAGCACGGGGACCCGGCCAAGAGGCTGCATGTCGACCCGGGGCCAGGCGCGCTGACCCAGATGGCCCGCATTCATTACGACCTCGGCACCACCGACTCGGTCATCATCTCCCACGCCCACCCGGACCACTATTCCGACGGACCGAGCGTGATAGAGGGGATGACACACGGCGGATGGGTGAAGCGCGGGCACATCTACGGGAGCCCGTCGGTGATCTCCGGAGCGGCCGGACTTGGGCCGACCCTCTCGAAATACCATCTGGGCCTCGCGGAAGGATATTCGTCCTTCGTCCCCGGCGATACCCTCGATGTGGACGGCATGAAGGTCGACATCTGCAGGGCGAGGCACAGCGACCCCACGAACGTCGGGTTCAGGTTCCATACTGAGAACGGCATCGTATCATACCTGAGCGATACCGAGTACGACGAGGAGATCGGCAGGCAGTACATGGGCTCCAGGGTGCTCATACTCCCGGTGACCACCCCGCATGATAACAAGATCCCCTGGCATATGTGCACAGACACAGCGGCTGAGATCTGCGCCCTCGTCAGACCGGAGCTTGCGGTGTTCATCCACCTGGGCATCGTCATGATAGAGGAGGATCCGGAGAAGGAAGCCGCGATCTGCCAGGAGAGGTCCGGCGTCCGCACGGTGGCCGGCAGGGACCTGATGACCCTCGACGTGGGCGAGAACATATCCTTGGGCGAGAGGCGGGCATACGACGGACGGGAGCCCTTCATACCTTCCTGGGCTCCGACCAGGCAGCGCCTCGTCTGA